A genomic region of Dreissena polymorpha isolate Duluth1 chromosome 4, UMN_Dpol_1.0, whole genome shotgun sequence contains the following coding sequences:
- the LOC127878892 gene encoding ribose-phosphate pyrophosphokinase 1 isoform X2, protein MTEHAENLCCKPKESCLTNITEKKMPNIKVFSGSSHPDLTQKICDRLGIEPGKVSLKKFSNGECSVEIGESVRGEDVYIVQTGCSEVNDMLMELLIMINACKIASAIRVTAVIPCFPYARQDKKDKSRAPISAKLVANMLTTAGANHIITMDLHASQIQGFFDIPVDNLYAEPAVLKWIKDNIPEWRNCCFVSPDAGGAKRVTSIADRLNADFALIHKERKKANEVSSMVLVGDVKDKIAILVDDMADTCGTVCHAAEKLLEAGAVKVYSICTHGILSGPAISRINNSMFEAVVVTNTIPQEDKMKAAPKLNCLDVSMILAEAIRRTHNGESVSYLFSHVPM, encoded by the exons ATGACCGAGCACGCAGAAAATCTGTGTTGCAAACCGAAAGAAAGTTGTTTGACAAATATTACGGAGAAGAAGATGCCTAATATAAAGGTGTTTAGTGGAAGTTCCCACCCTGATCTTACACAGAAGATATGCGATCGACTTGGGATAGAGCCAGGAAAAGTTTCGCTCAAAAAGTTTAGCAATGGCGAATGCAG TGTAGAAATCGGTGAATCAGTGCGTGGTGAAGATGTGTACATTGTGCAGACAGGTTGCAGTGAGGTTAACGATATGTTGATGGAATTGCTCATCATGATCAATGCGTGTAAGATTGCTTCTGCTATACGGGTCACCGCTGTCATTCCATGCTTTCCATATGCAAGACAAGATAAAAAAGATAAG AGTCGAGCACCAATATCTGCAAAGCTAGTTGCAAATATGTTAACAACAGCTGGAGCTAATCACATCATCACAATGGACCTTCATGCCTCACAAATACAG GGATTCTTCGATATTCCTGTTGACAACCTGTATGCAGAACCAGCTGTCCTGAAGTGGATAAAAGATAATATACCCGAATGGCGAAACTGTTGTTTTGTTTCACCTGATGCAGGCGGTGCAAAACG GGTGACATCAATTGCTGACAGACTGAATGCAGACTTTGCACTCATTCACAAAGAAAGGAAGAAGGCAAACGAAGTGTCGTCCATGGTTCTGGTTGGTGATGTGAAGGATAAGATTGCTATATTGGTGGACGACATGGCGGACACCTGCGGCACAGTGTGCCATGCCGCTGAAAA GCTGCTAGAGGCAGGCGCAGTGAAGGTGTATTCCATCTGCACTCACGGCATCCTGTCAGGACCGGCCATCTCCAGAATCAACAACTCCATGTTCGAGGCAGTGGTGGTGACCAACACCATACCACAAGAGGACAAGATGAAGGCGGCTCCGAAACTCAAT TGCTTGGATGTTTCGATGATCCTTGCAGAAGCTATTCGCCGCACACACAACGGAGAGTCCGTCTCCTACTTGTTCAGTCACGTTCCCATGTGA
- the LOC127878892 gene encoding ribose-phosphate pyrophosphokinase 1 isoform X1, with the protein MTEHAENLCCKPKESCLTNITEKKMPNIKVFSGSSHPDLTQKICDRLGIEPGKVSLKKFSNGECSVEIGESVRGEDVYIVQTGCSEVNDMLMELLIMINACKIASAIRVTAVIPCFPYARQDKKDKVYSRAPISAKLVANMLTTAGANHIITMDLHASQIQGFFDIPVDNLYAEPAVLKWIKDNIPEWRNCCFVSPDAGGAKRVTSIADRLNADFALIHKERKKANEVSSMVLVGDVKDKIAILVDDMADTCGTVCHAAEKLLEAGAVKVYSICTHGILSGPAISRINNSMFEAVVVTNTIPQEDKMKAAPKLNCLDVSMILAEAIRRTHNGESVSYLFSHVPM; encoded by the exons ATGACCGAGCACGCAGAAAATCTGTGTTGCAAACCGAAAGAAAGTTGTTTGACAAATATTACGGAGAAGAAGATGCCTAATATAAAGGTGTTTAGTGGAAGTTCCCACCCTGATCTTACACAGAAGATATGCGATCGACTTGGGATAGAGCCAGGAAAAGTTTCGCTCAAAAAGTTTAGCAATGGCGAATGCAG TGTAGAAATCGGTGAATCAGTGCGTGGTGAAGATGTGTACATTGTGCAGACAGGTTGCAGTGAGGTTAACGATATGTTGATGGAATTGCTCATCATGATCAATGCGTGTAAGATTGCTTCTGCTATACGGGTCACCGCTGTCATTCCATGCTTTCCATATGCAAGACAAGATAAAAAAGATAAGGTATAT AGTCGAGCACCAATATCTGCAAAGCTAGTTGCAAATATGTTAACAACAGCTGGAGCTAATCACATCATCACAATGGACCTTCATGCCTCACAAATACAG GGATTCTTCGATATTCCTGTTGACAACCTGTATGCAGAACCAGCTGTCCTGAAGTGGATAAAAGATAATATACCCGAATGGCGAAACTGTTGTTTTGTTTCACCTGATGCAGGCGGTGCAAAACG GGTGACATCAATTGCTGACAGACTGAATGCAGACTTTGCACTCATTCACAAAGAAAGGAAGAAGGCAAACGAAGTGTCGTCCATGGTTCTGGTTGGTGATGTGAAGGATAAGATTGCTATATTGGTGGACGACATGGCGGACACCTGCGGCACAGTGTGCCATGCCGCTGAAAA GCTGCTAGAGGCAGGCGCAGTGAAGGTGTATTCCATCTGCACTCACGGCATCCTGTCAGGACCGGCCATCTCCAGAATCAACAACTCCATGTTCGAGGCAGTGGTGGTGACCAACACCATACCACAAGAGGACAAGATGAAGGCGGCTCCGAAACTCAAT TGCTTGGATGTTTCGATGATCCTTGCAGAAGCTATTCGCCGCACACACAACGGAGAGTCCGTCTCCTACTTGTTCAGTCACGTTCCCATGTGA
- the LOC127878892 gene encoding ribose-phosphate pyrophosphokinase 1 isoform X3 has protein sequence MDLHASQIQGFFDIPVDNLYAEPAVLKWIKDNIPEWRNCCFVSPDAGGAKRVTSIADRLNADFALIHKERKKANEVSSMVLVGDVKDKIAILVDDMADTCGTVCHAAEKLLEAGAVKVYSICTHGILSGPAISRINNSMFEAVVVTNTIPQEDKMKAAPKLNCLDVSMILAEAIRRTHNGESVSYLFSHVPM, from the exons ATGGACCTTCATGCCTCACAAATACAG GGATTCTTCGATATTCCTGTTGACAACCTGTATGCAGAACCAGCTGTCCTGAAGTGGATAAAAGATAATATACCCGAATGGCGAAACTGTTGTTTTGTTTCACCTGATGCAGGCGGTGCAAAACG GGTGACATCAATTGCTGACAGACTGAATGCAGACTTTGCACTCATTCACAAAGAAAGGAAGAAGGCAAACGAAGTGTCGTCCATGGTTCTGGTTGGTGATGTGAAGGATAAGATTGCTATATTGGTGGACGACATGGCGGACACCTGCGGCACAGTGTGCCATGCCGCTGAAAA GCTGCTAGAGGCAGGCGCAGTGAAGGTGTATTCCATCTGCACTCACGGCATCCTGTCAGGACCGGCCATCTCCAGAATCAACAACTCCATGTTCGAGGCAGTGGTGGTGACCAACACCATACCACAAGAGGACAAGATGAAGGCGGCTCCGAAACTCAAT TGCTTGGATGTTTCGATGATCCTTGCAGAAGCTATTCGCCGCACACACAACGGAGAGTCCGTCTCCTACTTGTTCAGTCACGTTCCCATGTGA
- the LOC127879688 gene encoding uncharacterized protein LOC127879688 isoform X1: protein MVLSKDSSRMFQPMEQNLDELYNCMKVQYKYVEACRMQLCRHIGSSVNSLVTDNAIANLDMKICKKCTGIDCLKQMSTMGTLASYSKQDRPYHQMTSENVPQQHDGYLVAHDHPSAKQDNRVGRPEDETEERTSTKAKGVYQNQPWVKSVLPLQLAIRKQTCMENVRKIPQTPTPILCKDSTSLYPHTREYARRNEGQAPRYKDGVDTSVIEPPAMLTGDISTVPTRHIKSAERPSRLTTVTSAMPINCIKTTEPPARLTSVSAELPIHSIKTTKPPARLTTVTAAIPINCTQTTEPKVRLTTVTAAIPIHCAQTTEPPARLTTVTAAIPIHCTQTTEPKARLTTVTAAIPIHCIHTTEPTVRLTTVNAEIQIHRTQTSKPPARLTTVTAEVPIHNIQTTEPPEMLITVTAARPIHSIQTSWSPTRVNENIVAVHGNHIQTSEYISTLTGDTEAVSVHKIQTTECMARLNDDTTAVPGLYTQTTENTWKLTTSIPIPNIQTFEPLARQTENISALPVNNTQTSDNTARLNVKPEAVQIDLIKNNEPHASVTGDTETVPALGIQTTVYKRRLTEDTLTVHEHHTQNKESLVMSVPVQNIVTSEYISMLIGGDTRTVDGHRIQIATGLCLLITVALALVYYKAGQRLSEHVYDIFIAVLAYVTCSLRLMHLYPPCV, encoded by the exons ATGGTTCTAAGCAAAG ATTCCTCCCGGATGTTTCAACCCATGGAACAGAATCTCGATGAGTTATACAACTGTATGAAAGTGCAATATAAATATGTAGAAGCATGCCGGATGCAACTCTGTCGCCATATAGGATCAAGCGTGAACTCCTTGGTAACGGATAACGCCATTGCGAATCTCGATATGAAGATTTGTAAGAAATGTACGGGAATAGATTGCCTCAAACAGATGTCAACGATGGGAACATTAGCATCCTACAGTAAACAGGATCGTCCGTATCACCAAATGACTTCCGAAAATGTTCCGCAACAGCATGACGGTTACCTCGTTGCACACGACCATCCTTCCGCTAAGCAAGACAACCGTGTTGGGCGCCCTGAAGATGAAACAGAAGAAAGGACTTCAACGAAAGCGAAAGGCGTATATCAAAATCAGCCATGGGTCAAGTCAGTTTTGCCTTTGCAACTTGCGATACGAAAACAGACATGTATGGAAAATGTAAGAAAAATCCCGCAAACGCCGACGCCTATTTTATGTAAAGATTCAACGTCATTATATCCACATACACGCGAGTATGCTCGCAGAAATGAGGGACAAGCACCTCGGTACAAGGATGGTGTTGATACATCTGTTATTGAGCCTCCAGCTATGCTGACTGGAGACATTTCAACAGTCCCGACACGTCACATAAAGAGCGCTGAGCGCCCTTCCAGGCTGACAACAGTAACATCAGCTATGCCGATTAATTGCATCAAGACCACTGAGCCCCCGGCCAGGCTGACTTCAGTATCTGCAGAATTGCCGATTCATAGCATCAAAACCACTAAGCCCCCGGCCAGGCTGACTACAGTAACTGCAGCAATACCGATTAATTGCACTCAGACCACTGAGCCCAAGGTCAGGCTGACTACAGTAACTGCAGCAATACCGATTCATTGCGCCCAGACCACTGAGCCCCCGGCCAGGCTGACTACAGTAACTGCAGCAATACCGATTCATTGCACCCAGACCACTGAGCCCAAGGCCAGGCTGACTACAGTAACTGCAGCAATCCCGATACATTGCATCCATACTACTGAGCCCACGGTCAGGCTGACTACAGTTAATGCAGAAATACAGATTCATCGCACTCAGAC CTCTAAGCCACCAGCCAGGCTTACTACAGTAACTGCAGAAGTGCCTATTCATAACATCCAGACCACTGAGCCCCCGGAAATGCTGATTACAGTAACTGCTGCAAGGCCGATACATAGCATCCAGACCTCTTGGTCCCCGACCAGGGTGAATGAAAACATTGTAGCTGTCCATGGAAACCACATCCAGACATCTGAGTACATATCGACGCTGACTGGAGACACTGAAGCAGTCTCTGTACACAAAATACAGACCACTGAGTGCATGGCTAGGCTCAATGATGATACTACAGCAGTTCCTGGCCTATACACACAGACCACTGAAAACACATGGAAGCTGACAACATCAATACCGATACCCAACATCCAGACCTTTGAGCCCCTGGCGAGGCAGACTGAGAACATTTCCGCACTCCCGGTAAACAACACCCAGACCTCTGATAACACAGCTAGGCTGAATGTAAAGCCTGAAGCAGTTCAGATAGATCTCATTAAGAACAATGAGCCCCACGCCAGTGTGACTGGAGACACTGAAACAGTCCCTGCACTCGGCATTCAGACCACGGTGTACAAACGTAGGCTGACTGAAGACACGTTGACAGTCCATGAACACCACACACAGAACAAAGAGTCCCTGGTTATGTCAGTCCCTGTACAAAACATCGTGACATCTGAGTACATATCGATGCTGATTGGAGGAGACACAAGAACAGTTGATGGACATCGCATCCAGATTGCAACGGGCTTGTGTTTGCTAATTACCGTCGCCCTTGCTCTTGTCTATTACAAAGCTGGACAGCGTCTTTCTGAGCATGTCTATGACATATTCATTGCCGTCTTGGCTTACGTAACGTGTAGCTTACGTTTGATGCACCTATATCCGCCATGTGTGTAA
- the LOC127879688 gene encoding uncharacterized protein LOC127879688 isoform X2, producing the protein MVLSKDSSRMFQPMEQNLDELYNCMKVQYKYVEACRMQLCRHIGSSVNSLVTDNAIANLDMKICKKCTGIDCLKQMSTMGTLASYSKQDRPYHQMTSENVPQQHDGYLVAHDHPSAKQDNRVGRPEDETEERTSTKAKGVYQNQPWVKSVLPLQLAIRKQTCMENVRKIPQTPTPILCKDSTSLYPHTREYARRNEGQAPRYKDGVDTSVIEPPAMLTGDISTVPTRHIKSAERPSRLTTVTSAMPINCIKTTEPPARLTSVSAELPIHSIKTTKPPARLTTVTAAIPINCTQTTEPKARLTTVTAAIPIHCIHTTEPTVRLTTVNAEIQIHRTQTSKPPARLTTVTAEVPIHNIQTTEPPEMLITVTAARPIHSIQTSWSPTRVNENIVAVHGNHIQTSEYISTLTGDTEAVSVHKIQTTECMARLNDDTTAVPGLYTQTTENTWKLTTSIPIPNIQTFEPLARQTENISALPVNNTQTSDNTARLNVKPEAVQIDLIKNNEPHASVTGDTETVPALGIQTTVYKRRLTEDTLTVHEHHTQNKESLVMSVPVQNIVTSEYISMLIGGDTRTVDGHRIQIATGLCLLITVALALVYYKAGQRLSEHVYDIFIAVLAYVTCSLRLMHLYPPCV; encoded by the exons ATGGTTCTAAGCAAAG ATTCCTCCCGGATGTTTCAACCCATGGAACAGAATCTCGATGAGTTATACAACTGTATGAAAGTGCAATATAAATATGTAGAAGCATGCCGGATGCAACTCTGTCGCCATATAGGATCAAGCGTGAACTCCTTGGTAACGGATAACGCCATTGCGAATCTCGATATGAAGATTTGTAAGAAATGTACGGGAATAGATTGCCTCAAACAGATGTCAACGATGGGAACATTAGCATCCTACAGTAAACAGGATCGTCCGTATCACCAAATGACTTCCGAAAATGTTCCGCAACAGCATGACGGTTACCTCGTTGCACACGACCATCCTTCCGCTAAGCAAGACAACCGTGTTGGGCGCCCTGAAGATGAAACAGAAGAAAGGACTTCAACGAAAGCGAAAGGCGTATATCAAAATCAGCCATGGGTCAAGTCAGTTTTGCCTTTGCAACTTGCGATACGAAAACAGACATGTATGGAAAATGTAAGAAAAATCCCGCAAACGCCGACGCCTATTTTATGTAAAGATTCAACGTCATTATATCCACATACACGCGAGTATGCTCGCAGAAATGAGGGACAAGCACCTCGGTACAAGGATGGTGTTGATACATCTGTTATTGAGCCTCCAGCTATGCTGACTGGAGACATTTCAACAGTCCCGACACGTCACATAAAGAGCGCTGAGCGCCCTTCCAGGCTGACAACAGTAACATCAGCTATGCCGATTAATTGCATCAAGACCACTGAGCCCCCGGCCAGGCTGACTTCAGTATCTGCAGAATTGCCGATTCATAGCATCAAAACCACTAAGCCCCCGGCCAGGCTGACTACAGTAACTGCAGCAATACCGATTAATTGCACTCAGACCACTGAGCCCAAG GCCAGGCTGACTACAGTAACTGCAGCAATCCCGATACATTGCATCCATACTACTGAGCCCACGGTCAGGCTGACTACAGTTAATGCAGAAATACAGATTCATCGCACTCAGAC CTCTAAGCCACCAGCCAGGCTTACTACAGTAACTGCAGAAGTGCCTATTCATAACATCCAGACCACTGAGCCCCCGGAAATGCTGATTACAGTAACTGCTGCAAGGCCGATACATAGCATCCAGACCTCTTGGTCCCCGACCAGGGTGAATGAAAACATTGTAGCTGTCCATGGAAACCACATCCAGACATCTGAGTACATATCGACGCTGACTGGAGACACTGAAGCAGTCTCTGTACACAAAATACAGACCACTGAGTGCATGGCTAGGCTCAATGATGATACTACAGCAGTTCCTGGCCTATACACACAGACCACTGAAAACACATGGAAGCTGACAACATCAATACCGATACCCAACATCCAGACCTTTGAGCCCCTGGCGAGGCAGACTGAGAACATTTCCGCACTCCCGGTAAACAACACCCAGACCTCTGATAACACAGCTAGGCTGAATGTAAAGCCTGAAGCAGTTCAGATAGATCTCATTAAGAACAATGAGCCCCACGCCAGTGTGACTGGAGACACTGAAACAGTCCCTGCACTCGGCATTCAGACCACGGTGTACAAACGTAGGCTGACTGAAGACACGTTGACAGTCCATGAACACCACACACAGAACAAAGAGTCCCTGGTTATGTCAGTCCCTGTACAAAACATCGTGACATCTGAGTACATATCGATGCTGATTGGAGGAGACACAAGAACAGTTGATGGACATCGCATCCAGATTGCAACGGGCTTGTGTTTGCTAATTACCGTCGCCCTTGCTCTTGTCTATTACAAAGCTGGACAGCGTCTTTCTGAGCATGTCTATGACATATTCATTGCCGTCTTGGCTTACGTAACGTGTAGCTTACGTTTGATGCACCTATATCCGCCATGTGTGTAA